A single Patagioenas fasciata isolate bPatFas1 chromosome 29, bPatFas1.hap1, whole genome shotgun sequence DNA region contains:
- the SNAPC2 gene encoding snRNA-activating protein complex subunit 2 yields the protein MKPPRRARLAPARFLPGPAAAEAEEEAEEEAEAGWSGREKRALLAALRAEAAGGAPELRAGALRERLPRRSERQILGFVSRLRGRAAREALSAQIRRGGRRPAPIEVWLELAQTLGGALEGATAAAFSQVLTVAATEPLNLLRSIPPQHGNEGTPPHGKEGTPPPGKLGPPPLSVSIPRLYQHLALLNRGGTGPPLPPGESAVLLSLLGALPRQLGALDVPALSGHFRQNWGVLSAPRAPPDTPLANGDPPAPQDPPPGGWRGVGICPLNLFLVPLGLLERGGGREAGE from the exons ATGAAGCCGCCGCGGCGCGCGCGCCTGGCCCCGGCGCGCTTCCTcccgggcccggcggcggcggaaGCGGAAGAGGAAGCGGAAGAGGAGGCGGAAGCGGGGTGGTCGGGGCGCGAGAAGCGCGCGCTGCTGGCGGCGCTGCGCGCGGAGGCCGCGGGGGGGGCCCCGGAACTGCGGGCGGGGGCGCTGAGGGAGCGGCTGCCCCGGCGGAGCGAGCGGCAG ATCCTGGGGTTCGTGTCCCGGCTGCGGGGCCGCGCGGCGCGGGAGGCGCTGAGCGCCCAGATCCGGCGGGGGGGGCGCCGCCCCGCCCCCATCGAG gtgtGGCTGGAACTGGCGCAGACGCTGGGGGGGGCGCTGGAGGGGGCGACGGCGGCCGCGTTCTCACAG GTCCTCACGGTCGCAGCCACCGAACCCCTGAACCTCCTGCGCTCCATCCCCCCCCAGCATGGGaatgaggggacccccccccatgggaaggaggggacccccccccccgggAAGTTGGGGCCCCCCCCGCTCAGCGTCTCCATCCCTCGGCTCTACCAGCACCTGGCGCTGCTCAACCGgggggggacgggaccccccctgccccccggCG agtCCGCGGTGCTGCTCTCGCTCCTGGGCGCCCTCCCCCGCCAGCTGGGGGCGCTGGACGTTCCCGCCCTGAGCGGCCACTTCCGGCagaactggggggtcctgagcgccccccgagcccccccggacacccccctGGCAAACGGGGACCCCCCCGCACCGCAGGACCCCCCCCCGGGCGGCTGGAGGGGGGTCGGGATCTGCCCCCTCAACCTGTTCCTGGTGcccctggggctgctggagcgcggggggggccgggaagcCGGGgagtga
- the PELP1 gene encoding proline-, glutamic acid- and leucine-rich protein 1 isoform X2, with product MALGVSVLHELLLFSVQLPELARDIGTDHVPGLLTSLLSLRPECELSALAGIRSCLLFYPRACGSMRGKLAAYFLARIDSESPQLQQLACECYALLPALGRGFAQGLRHRESWGQELLGALGALHALLGALLPGGGAEALPAEPAGVELLLPPPPGGAAGLTLTLRSRFGGLARVLALLLRKEFVAPVSVPVQDVLDLVCRVLNVTSKSIVRPPPGALGGAPGAPVPPGPGRLERGGGRDRAPPARPGETIQCGAGSPVPGAGAVGPGGGGGHGAAPDPRPPHGAAAAAPAERHRPPRARLQAQSGAQAQRPQTAQTGGRAGGRAPPAPQNGTGRQQRRLQGRAASPAPHHPDGGAAHQGGDAQGPRSTSCCWRCCSRPPPDPRPPCTAPCAPSARGCATAACRSHPCARRLWSPSTLWPGRGCPPCAPHPPHLPPHPLPPPTPPSAPSPRAPPPTPPSNPLCPPRPPPDDPQAGPPPPAPAPGGCPEEPPGGGSRPRRPVFVHYEKEEPSDVEISLESDSDDSVVIVPRRGGPPAPPPPAPAAPHAAPPPPPPPPPPPPPPPPPPSPPEPPPPPMNEEPGATPPDPPGGAVININSSEEEEEEEEEEEEEFGEEEEEEEEEEEEEEEFFEEEEEEEEFEEEEEEFEEEEEEFEEEGLSEEEEEEEEGGAPPPPPPAPLLMEVEEAPPPPPPPPGEEEEEEEGRGGGGGADPRPEEEEEEEEERGGGEEEREPPPEPPPPPLLELPPPPLIDPPGSPRPPAPPPPGDQELLPPPDNKDEEVDETTTMLADFIDCPPDDDKAPETPL from the exons ATGGCCCTGGGGGTCTCCGTGCTGCACGAGCTGCTCCTGTTCTCGGTGCAGCTGCCCGAGCTGGCCCGGGACATCGGCACCGACCACGTCCCCGGGCTGCTGACGTCACTGTTGTCACTGCGACCCgag TGTGAGCTCTCAGCGCTGGCCGGGATCCGCTCCTGCCTGCTCTTCTACCCCCGCGCCTGCGGCTCCATGCGG GGTAAACTGGCCGCGTATTTCCTGGCCCGGATCGACTCGGAGTCCCCGCAGCTGCAGcag CTGGCCTGCGAGTGCTACGCGCTGCTCCCGGCCCTGGGCAGGGGCTTCGCCCAGGGGCTGCGGCACCGGGAGAGTTggggccaggagctgctgggggccCTGGGGGCGCTGCACGCGCTGCTGGGGGCGCTGCTCCCGGGGGGGGGCGCGG agGCGCTGCCGGCGGAGCCTGCGggggtggagctgctgctgccgccccccccgggcggggccgcggggctgaCGCTGACGCTGCGCAGCCGCTTTGGGGGGCTGGCGCGGGTGCTGGCGCTGCTGCTGCG GAAGGAGTTCGTGGCCCCGGTGTCGGTGCCGGTGCAGGACGTGCTGGATCTCGTGTGCCGGGTGCTCAACGTCACCAGCAAGAGCATC GTGCGGCCCCCGCCTGGTGCGCTGGGGGGGGCTCCTGGGGCGCCTGTTCCCCCAGGTCCTGGGCGCCTGGAGCGGGGGGGGGGCCGGgacagagccccccccgcccggcCAGGAGAGACCATtcag tgcGGTGCGGGTTCGCCTGTACCGGGTGCTGGAGCTGTGGGCCCAGGTGGGGGGGGCGGCCACGGGGCTGCTCCAGACCCCCGGCCCCCCcacggagcagctgctgcagcacctgCTGAGCGACATCGGCCCCCCCGCGCCCGCCTGCAAG CTCAAAGTGGAGCCCAAGCCCAGCGCCCCCAAACGGCCCAAACTGGGGGACGGGCCGGGGGACGCGCCCCCCCCGCACCGCAAAATGGAACCGGCCGCCAACAGCGACGTCTGCAGGGCCGCGCTGCAAG CCCTGCGCCGCATCATCCTGACGGGGGGGCCGCTCATCAAGGAGGAGACGCACAAG GGCCGCGCTCTAccagctgctgctggcgctgctgctcGCGCCCCCCCCCGGATCCGCGCCCCCCCTGCACTGCGCCCTGCGCGCCTTCAGCCAGGGGCTGCGCGACCGCAGCCTGCAG gtCTCATCCGTGTGCTCGGAGGCTCTGGTCACCCTCAACGCTCTGGCCCGGCCGTGGGTGCCCCCCCtgcgccccccaccccccccacctccccccccaccccctcccccctccaacccccccttccgccccctccccccgcgcccccccccccacccctccctccaACCCCCTttgccctccccgccccccccccgacGACCCCCAGGCCGGgcccccccctcccgcccccgcgCCGGGGGGGTGCCCGGAGGAGCCgcccgggggggggtcccggccgcgccgccccgtGTTCGTCCATTACGAGAAGGAGGAGCCCTCGGACGTGGAGATCTCGCTGGAGAGCGACAGCGACGACAGCGTCGTCATCGTCCCGCGCCGGGGGgggccccccgcgccgcccccccccgcgcccgccgccccgcacgccgcgccccccccgccccccccgcccccgccgccccccccgccgccgcccccgcccccctccccccccgagccgcccccgccgcccatGAATGAGGAGCCCGGAgcgacccccccggacccccccggggGCGCCGTCATCAACATCAacagcagcgaggaggaggaggaggaggaggaagaggaggaggaagagttcggggaggaagaggaagaggaggaggaggaggaagaggaggaggaagagttcttcgaggaggaggaagaggaggaggagttcgaggaggaggaggaagagttcgaggaggaagaggaagagttcGAGGAGGAGGGGCTgagcgaggaggaggaagaggaagaggaagggggggcgccccccccgcccccccccgcgccgctgctcatggaggtggaggaagccccgccccccccgccgcccccccccggcgaggaagaggaggaggaggaagggcggggggggggcggcggcgccgaCCCCCggcctgaggaggaggaggaggaagaggaagagcggggagggggggaggaagagCGGGAGCCCCCCCCggagccgcccccccccccgctgctggagctgcccccCCCGCCTCTCATCGACCCCCCCGGGAGCCCCCGCCCCCCGGCGCCGCCCCCCCCCGGGgaccaggagctgctgcccccccCCGACAACAAGGACGAG GAAGTGGACGAAACCACCACCATGCTGGCGGATTTCATCGACTGCCCCCCCGACGACGACAAGGCCCCCGagacccccctgtga